The DNA region TCACCAGAAAACaatagtactggtcacctggcagtgtcgATGTCaaacagaaaacattgtactggtcacctggcagtgtctaTGTCAACCAGAAAACaatagtactggtcacctggcagtgtcgATGTCaaacagaaaacattgtactggtcacctggcagtgtctaTGTCAACCAGAAAACatagtactggtcacctggcagtgtactggtcacctggcagtgtctaTGTCACCCAGAAAACaatagtactggtcacctggcagtgtctaTGTCACCCAGAAAACaatagtactggtcacctggcagtgtctaTGTCACCCAGAAAACaatagtactggtcacctggcagtgtcaaTGTCACCCAGAAAACAagagtactggtcacctggcagtgtcaaTGTCACCCAGAAAACAagagtactggtcacctggcagtgtcaaTGTCACTCAGAAAACAagagtactggtcacctggcagtgtctaTGTCACACAGAAAACAagagtactggtcacctggcagtgtcaaTGTCACACAGAAAACatagtactggtcacctggcagtgtctaTGTCAACCAGAAAACAagagtactggtcacctggcagtgtctaTGTCAACCAGAAAACaatagtactggtcacctggcagtgtctaTGTCAACCAGAAAACaatagtactggtcacctggcagtgtctaTGTCACCCAGAAAACaatagtactggtcacctggcagtgtcgATGTCACACAGAAAACAagagtactggtcacctggcagtgtctaTGTCACCCAGAAAACAagagtactggtcacctggcagtgtcaaTGTCACACAGAAAACaatagtactggtcacctggcagtgtcaaTGTCACCTAGAAAACAagagtactggtcacctggcagtgtcaaTGTCACTCAGAAAACAagagtactggtcacctggcagtgtctaTGTCACTCAGAAAACaatagtactggtcacctggcagtgtctaTGTCACCAGAAAACaatagtactggtcacctggcatTTGTCGATGTCACACAGAAAACAagagtactggtcacctggcagtgtcgATGTCACCCAGAAAACAagagtactggtcacctggcagtgtcaaTGTCACCTAGAAAACaatagtactggtcacctggcagtgtcgATGTCACCAGAAAACAATAGTACTGGTCACCCTGGCAGTGTCAATGTCACCTAGAAAACAagagtactggtcacctggcagtgtcgATGTCACACAGAAAACAATAGTACTGGTCACATGGCAGTGTCTATGTCACCAGAAAACaatagtactggtcacctggcagtgaAAACAAAGATGTCACCTAGAAAACAaagtactggtcacctggcagtgtcgATGTCACCAGAAAACaatagtactggtcacctggcagtgtcgATGTCACCAGAAAACAagagtactggtcacctggcagtgtcgATGTCACACAGAAAACaatagtactggtcacctggcagtgtcgATGTCACCTAGAAAACaatagtactggtcacctggcagtgtcaaTGTCACCTAGAAAACaatagtactggtcacctggcagtgtcaaTGTCACCCAGAAAACaatagtactggtcacctggctGTCTATGTCACCAGAAAACAATAGTaactggtcacctggcagtgtctaTGTCAACCCAGAAAACaatagtactggtcacctggcagtgtgATGTCACCAGAAAACatagtactggtcacctggcagtgtcgATGTCACACCAGAAAACaatagtactggtcacctggcagtgtctaTGTCAACCAGAAAACaatagtactggtcacctggcagtgtcgATGTCACCCAGAAAACatagtactggtcacctggcagtgtcaaTGTCACCCAGAAAACAATAGTACTGCTACAGTTACCAATCTCTTTATGTACTGTCAGCTTTAACAGTCAAAGGACCTGTTACACCTACCATTGAATTTTGCCCACCTATCAATCTAACTAAACCCAAATACATTTTGTAGTACTATTACAGAGAACCTGTAAGATACAATTAGAAAATTCAAAATGCCCCAAGGGCCTGTGCTAGGAattccgaatccggaactccattttgggGAAGGAATgcaatttttgttaataaatacccgcaataatccggacaatttgttgtcgccATGTGCCGAGAAAAACCAAGGCCAGCTACAGTAATGTCTAAAATACACACTGCCAAATGACACTCGTGTGTGTTGTCATAATGACAgctgccaggtcatagccacgggcgtttacctgaacacctttcacatgggtacatgcagtcatgtaacaGTTCATTGCtttctataggagatcaaacttcagtgttgtaattgtgatacacaatatttttttagcCACACGCTTTTATACATGCAGTTTGTGAGTTTGGGTACGGGTATGTATGCTGTCGATACTTTACTGGTTTCGCATGTAGAATATATCGTTCTGAGTTTCGGATACAATAACGTGAGATAATatactcacaaaattaataagtattttaaatgtatgtgaatctatTCGAATTTATCGTCtatggtataagatataaaggctacTGTACATGCCATTTACATGCGTGTGACATTGTGCACGAAGTTAGATGTGAACGGGCGCGTAGTTGTTACACacgtctgtaagtcagaaagcaaagacttgtGGAAATGGTcaaaaaaatacacaatacacaaaatgacaattatattagttcttaaaatgttcacaactatttgttatcacagttttttttatgccaagatgaagaacgtagatgatattgatccttGGTTAGGCATTTTGATTTAATGAAACATAATTTGCCGTACGACAGATCAAGAGTGGGATACAATGTACGTGgctatatgcatacatagtacAATTAACATGGCTTTCagttttgtattttgaaaaagaaatacgtttatttaCTATTGTTAacgtaaaaatataaaaaaaacacctataaaacataacaaaagaaGTATTTATTAtgatacacgtatattacataaaagcctatCATTGATTGCAAAGTGAAGGGGAGCAACTCTtacgtgacaatttaattgactaagaacaTGATTTTCGGCAGTCCAgaaaactcgtaatccggacggtttaggctgggaacgaaggtgtccggattatcgagggtccactgtagaTGGAACAGGTCCTTTGCTgaactaaatataaacatcagattATTTTGAGTTTTCAAAGGAATAAATCAAAGCATAAatgaatataacaaaatatgatttataaaaataGTAAGGTAACCAAACTTGACAGCTTTAATTGTGATCCTCCTTTATCCAAAAGGCCAAATTATGACAGAGTGTCAACAGTGTCTCATTGACAAAAATTATTTGATGGACACATCAACAGAAAATCAGTGTCAAAGTCTCTCAGACTAAACAGACAAAACATGAGTGTCAATGTCTCACAGACTTACAGACAAAACATGAGTGTCAAAGTCTCACAGACTTACAGACAAAACATGAGTGTCAAAGTCTCACAGACTTACAGACAAAACATGAGTGTCAAAGTCTCACAGACTTACAGACAAAACATGAGTGTCAAAGTCTCATAGACTTACGGACAAAACATGAGTGTCAAAGTCTCACAGACTTACAGACAAAACATGAGTGTCAAAGTCTCACAGACTTACAGACAAAACATGAGTGTCAAAGTCTTACAGACTTACAGACAAAACATGAGTGTCAAAGTCTCACAGACTTACAGACAAAACATGCGTGTCAAAGTCTTTCAGACAAAACATCAGTTTCAAAGTCTCACAGACTTACAGACAAAACACGAGTGTCAAAGTCTCACAGACTTACAGACAAAACATGAGTGTCAAAGTCTCACAGACAAAACATGAGTGTCAAAGTCTCACAGACTTACAGACAAAACATGAGTGTCAAAGTCTCACAGACTTACAGACAAAACATGAGTGTCAAAGTCTCACAGACTTACAGACAAAACATGAGTGTCAAAGTCTCACAGACTTACAGACAAAACATGAGTGTCAAAGTCTCACAGACTTACAGACAAAACAAGAGTGTCAAAGTCTCACAGACATACAGACAAAACATGAGTGTCAAAGTCTCACAGACTTACAGACAAAACATGAGTGTCAAAGTCTCACAGACTTACAGACAAAACATGAGTGTCAAAGTCTCACAGACAAAACATGAGTGTCAAAGTCTCACAGACTTACAGACAAAACATGAGTGTCAAAGTCTCACAGACTTACAGACAAAACATGAGTGTCAAAGTCTCACAGACTTACAGACAAAACATGAGTGTCAAAGTCTCACAGACTTACAGACAAAACATGAGTGTCAAAGTCTCACAGACTTACAGACAAAACAAGAGTGTCAAAGTCTCACAGACATACAGACAAAACATGAGTGTCAAAGTCTCACAGACTTACAGACAAAACATGAGTGTCAAAGTCTCACAGACAAAACATGAGTGTCAAAGTCTCACAGACTTACAGACAAAACATGAGTGTCAAAGTCTCACAGACTTACAGACAAAACATGAGTGTCAAAGTCTCACAGACTTACAGACAAAACATGAGTGTCAAAGTCTCACAGACTTACAGACAAAACATGAGTGTCAAAGTCTCACAGACTTACAGACAAAACAAGAGTGTCAAAGTCTCATAGACTTACGGACAAAACATGAGTGTCAAAGTCTCACAGACTTACAGACAAAACATGAGTGTCAAAGTCTCACAGACTTACAGACAAAACATGAGTGTCAAAGTCTCACAGACTTACAGACAAAACATGAGTGTCAAAGTCTCACAGACTTACAGACAAAACATGAGTGTCAAAGTCTCACAGACTTACAGACAAAACATGAGTGTCAAAGTCTCACAGACTTACAGACAAAAcagctatcccatgcttagtttcagagaagaagtcgtttatatggaaatagccaaattgaccccttttgaccccgcccctcaggctcccagggggtcagccccatcatttgtacaattttgaatccccaccccataaggatgctaccattgcacttTGGGTGCTATcctatgcttagtttcagagaagaagtcgtttaaatggaaatagccaaattgaccccttttggcccgcccctcaggccccttgggggtcagcccaatcatttgtacaattttcagttagtagcccataaggatgctaccagtcaaattttgttgaaatccgaccagcggttacggagaagaagtcgattgttgacggacggacgccggacgccggacgccacggtacggcataagctcaccttggtccttcggaccaggtgagctaaaaaccaaCCAAACTTGCATGCACATCCACACATGTCCCCAACATTGCTGGCAAGCTTAAGCTTCATTAAAATTAATCCAGTAGTTTAGAAGGAGCTGTCCAGACTTTTAATAACATCTTAACTAGATCCTTTATAAAATTTACTGTGTATTATCTCTGTAGCTTCTTCTTTAGTTAAGTTTGTAGTAGTTAATCAATTACATCTATGTAATTCATATTAtggtttcaaaacattttactcCAGGAAGTGTGACGATAATAACTACTTGTAGGTGACCACAACATGTATTCTGCTAACATAtttacattgttatatatacctATAGAGAGACAGCAGCATGGCATTCATAGTACACTTGATCTGCACTGATGGTATCTGTAATAGGAAAAAGATATTTATAATCCAAGTTATTTTTCTGGACTAAATCACATCTAACATACAGTTAGTATAAGCCAGTTAAATGATGTTATATTCATGGTCAAGAGCGGTGACTCTTGGGTTTCCAACGATGGGTCATGTCTGTAAACTTTAATACCAGCGAATCTAACGGAAAGTATGGTGAGAAAGATAAGTTGACGGTGCACATGCAGACATTATTAGTGTTGTCAGCAAGAAACTAATAGACAGACAGCAAAACAAATAATCCACATTACTATGACAGATAGCATTAGGTTAAATTAGACACAgtaattatatctatacatatagataAGAGAGTTAGACTGTCCACTGTGTAGTGTCAGGATAGAGGGACCATGCTGAGTCAGTAACCCTGGCTGAagggaagggttgacccccGTGGTGACCACATGATAGCAGGTCTCAGTAAGAgctaaaataaatgtgtttgttttatatttaaaacaagtaaTAAGTAAAGAATTATAATAGTGAATAATGTAATTTACTAAGCATTGGATACAGCAAGATGTGTATTATTGATATACTGAGTTACAATTCTATAGGCAGTATAGTTTGGAAGCTGTATAGCTTTTACAGTAATGTTTAGTGTGTGAAAGTCAGTATTTCTAATGTAacatttgtaattaataatAGTTCTATATATTTTCTACATCATAAGAAAGAAGATAAAGTTATCTTTAATTTGCAACCTTTATATTGGTTGTGTACTGTATGGTTTCATTAATATATTAGGATAAAGATGTATCAGAAACACAGACTAGGCCTGTCAGGCAAAACCTAGAGATCCTTAGGGAGTCTGATTAGGGTGTCTTCTACCAGGTGTTGCAGGGACTTGTATAGTAAGGTCTTAGAGCCCAAAATACAGTTCCAGAGAGACTAGTAGTTTAGAAGTTCTAGAAGTGACAAAAGGTTATAGTAAGACcattggaatatatatatataaacatggagTGCAATTGGTGAATGTGAGATGCTGATGATGTAAAATTGTGGAACCCTAAGTAATAAATATGAGGAACTGGCAGTACGGATTGGACATTATATTTTTAGTGTAAACTAAGCATAATCATTATGTATGATTATGCAAGTGCTATGACCAGCCACGAGGGCCGGTCATACAGTGGTGGAGAATTCCGGGGCAGCATGTAACACCTGCAGCTGCATAATAAAAAGGATCCACAGGAAAATGGTGTGTAGTGCTAGAATATTGAAAGGAGAAAAATGTTGATATCTTCAAATTCACTTAATTAACTTCCCCTGATGGATATGGCAGAGGACAGAATCCTTCGGTGTGATCATAACCCCTTCCTTGTGGAGAACACTACAGTCTATACATTCTGTATGGTGAAGTACAAGTTTATTGGTTTCCTGGATGGGATGGAAAGAGCCTCCGTTTGCAAAGATGGAGCCATCCTCACAGATGCACCAAACCCATGTGGCATTGTTTTCTATGACATCATTCTTGAACAGTTTCGTACCATTTACCTGAACATAATGGATCTCAAACGACATTCCAGTACATTCAAATTCATCTATGGGTCAGACATAAAGGCAATTCGATGTGGAAGCTACAAGATCCAGACTCGGTTCACAAGGAAGAAAACCATGGAACCTGTTATACCAAGGGACAGTAACAAGCTGTCAGGAGTTGGTATCATCATGTGGATAGTCGCCTGTGTCTTATATATGACCACAAGGAAACTGGTTGTGGTGTTTAGCTTGGGGAATAAGCACTCATCACAAGAGACAGTGGATCGTTCAAAAAGAACAAGGACCATCTGTAGGGTACCCCAGCATCACCGGCAAGGGAAAGCACAATGTTACAAGGCACCAGATCAAATAGAGACACTGTCAGGTACACTCCATAAAAAGAAGTTGTAGTGTATATATAGagtagttaaaaaaaaaaattagaaaaatgcCATTCCTCTAGTATtgtatgattattatttttgttttgatgtagCGTATAATTGACACACAACCATGTAAGATAGTGGTATAAAGAAGAGTATGTAGGtataaaatatatgcatatagGTATATATGGGCACCAGAAAGTACTAAATAGACTTTATATCCTTTTCTCATACTGATAGATCTTGAGCTTTAGCAACTTGAGTTCTAGGATTTCTAGCAGTTTCAGAATTATTTACGAAATTTGTGCACAAAATATTCGGAAACTTTGGggtaacatttgttttttttaactgttAGGATTTTAGTATTTTGAGCCCTGCTTTAGTTAtaggtttattttgttgagaATACGATAGTAAAATCCCTTTGAATATTACATATcaaatgtattgtataattgTGCTGATATAAATACTCAAACCGTTCAGGGACATATCCAGGTACAGGTGTGTCTGAGGGTACAGAGAGTATCCAATAACTTAGGTACAGAAGGGTACTGGAAGGGTTAATACTTAAAGATAAAACTACCGGTAGAAATAAGTAATAGAACAAAGTTTGAGTAATCACCTCAGTTATGTTCATGGGATATAATAAGTCTTGGAGATATAAGTAGTACACAGGAATATGTGGTACTGAGGCATGtaggatacatgtatacaatgtatatagctATAGAGAATAGTTATAAGAACACCAGTTAGTATTGTTCTGGAAAGCCAAACAGCTTTGGGAAGAATTCAGTATAAATAGCTGTATTGTAACGTTTTATTCAATAGATAGATGAACACTTACTCTCAGTGCTGAGATGATTTAGGACTTGTCCTATCTTTTTGTTCTATCACTCAAAATCTATTTTGTTTAAGAACGTTGCATGGAACCTACAATTTGTGTGCAATTTGTTGTTACTCAATGATATGAAACATGAACAGTTTCAAATGTGAGCTTAAACGCTATATTTTCAATCGTGGAATTGAAGTGGTTGTAAATATGTCAATGTATGGACAAAAGTGAATATATATAGTGCTAAAAAAAACACGGACAGTTTCAGTAATACAGCActagaatatatattaaattgagCATTTTTATCGAACGTTCTACAGCTCATGGAAAACGAACTGTCACCAAGCAAAATGAGTTAATTTTTGCATgtctatacaatatacttatgaaattattatacatgattatatattatgttgagAATTGGAATGCAAGAGTGAGAAACAGAtaaaatagaaatgatattttacaaatattatgtacatataaagcAAATTTGTGGAACAAATTTAAATGGTGTAAGGGCGTATATGACAGATAGCATTAGGTTAAATTAGACACAgtaattatatctatacatatagataAGAGAGTTAGACTGTCCACTGTGTAGTGTCAGGATAGAGGGACCATGCTGAGTCAGTAACCCTGGCTGAagggaagggttgacccccGTGGTGACCACATGATAGCAGGTCTCAGTAAGAgctaaaataaatgtgtttgttttatatttaaaacaagtaaTAAGTAAAGAATTATAATAGTGAATAATGTAATTTACTAAGCATTGGATACAGCAAGATGTGTATTATTGATATACTGAGTTACAATTCTATAGGCAGTATAGTTTGGAAGCTGTATAGCTTTTACAGTAATGTTTAGTGTGTGAAAGTCAGTATTTCTAATGTAacatttgtaattaataatAGTTCTATATATTTTCTACATCATAAGAAAGAAGATAAAGTTATCTTTAATTTGCAACCTTTATATTGGTTGTGTACTGTATGGTTTCATTAATATATTAGGATAAAGATGTATCAGAAACACAGACTAGGCCTGTCAGGCAAAACCTAGAGATCCTTAGGGAGTCTGATTAGGGTGTCTTCTACCAGGTGTTGCAGGGACTTGTATAGTAAGGTCTTAGAGCCCAAAATACAGTTCCAGAGAGACTAGTAGTTTGAGAAGTTCTAGAAGTGACAAAAGGTTATAGTAAGACcattggaatatatatatataaacatggagTGCAATTGGTGAATGTGAGATGCTGATGATGTAAAATTTGTGGAACCCTAAGTAATAAATATGAGGAACTGGCAGTACGGATTGGACATTATATTTTTAGTGTAAACTAAGCATAATCATTATGTATGATTATGCAAGTGCTATGACCAGCCACGAGGGCCGGTCATATTACCATCTAACTTTGTCTAGGGGCAGCCATATGTGAGTGTCGGACATCAAATATTCCACATTACCATCTAACTTTGTCTAGGGGTAGCCATATGTGAGTGTCAGATATCAAATAATCCACTTTACCATCTTACTTTGTCTAGGGGCAGCCATATGTGAGTGTCCGATATCAAATAATCCACATAACCATCAAACTTTGTCTAAGAGCAGCCATAAGTGAGTGTCAGACATCAAATAATCCACTTTACCATCTACTTTGTCTAGGGGCAGCCATATGTGAGTGTCCGATATCAAATAATCCACATAACCATCAAACTTTGTCTAAGAGCAGCCATAAGTGAGTGTCAGATATCAAATAATCCACTTTACCATCTTACTTTGTCTAGGGGCAGCCATAAGTGAGTGTCAGACATCAAATAATCCACATTACCATCTAACTTTGTCTAGGGGCAGCCATATGTGAGTGTCAGATATCAAATAATCCACATAACCATCAAACTTTGTCTAAGAGCAGCCATAAGTGAGTGTCAGACATCAAATAATCCACTTTACCATCTAACTTTGTCTAGGGGCAGCCATATGTGAGTGTCAGATATCAAATAATCCACTTTACCATCTTACTTTGTCTAGGGGCAGCCATATGTGAGTGTCCGATATCAAATAATCCACATAACCATCAAACTTTGTCTAAGAGCAGCCATAAGTGAGTGTCAGACATCAAATAATCCACTTTACCATCTTACTTTGTCTAGGGGCAGCCATAAGTGAGTGTCAGACATCAAATAATCCACTTTACCATCTAACTTTGTCTAGGGGCAGCCATATGTGAGTGTCAGATATCAAATAATCCACATAACCATCAAACTTTGTCTAAGAGCAGCCATAAGTGAGTGTCAGACATCAAATAATCCACTTTACCATCTAACTTTGTCTAGGGGCAGCCATATGTGAGTGTCAGATATCAAATAATCCACATTACCATCAAACTTTGTCTAGGGGCAGCCATATGTGAGTGTCAGATATCAAATAATCCACATTACCATCTAACTTTGTCTAGTGGCAGCCATAAGTGAGTGTCAGACATCAAATAATCCACTTTACCATCTTACTTTGTCTAGGGGCAGCCATATGTGAGTGTCAGACATCAAATAATCCACTTTACCATCTAACTTTGTATAGGGGCAGCCATATGTGAGTGTCAGATATCAAATAATCCACATAACCATAACTTTGTCTAGGGCAGCCATAGTGAGTGTCAGAATCAAATAATCCACTTTACCATCTAACTTTGTCTAGGGGCATTGAGCCATATAGGGGAGTGTCAGAATCAAATAATCCACATACCATCAACTTTGTCTAGGCAGCCATATGTGAGTGTCAGATATCAAATAATCCACATAACCATCAAACTTTGTCTAAGAGCAGCCATATGTGAGTGTCAGACATCAAATAATCCACTTTACCATCTAACTTTGTCTAGTGGCAGCCATAAGTGAGTGTCAGACATCAAATAATCCACTTTACCATCTTACTTTGTCTAGGGGCAGCCATATGTGAGTGTCAGACATCAAATAATCCACATTACCATCTAACTTTGTATAGGGGCAGCCATATGTGAGTGTCAGATATCAAATAATCCACATTACCATCTAACTTTGTCCCTCCAACATGATGGTAGCAAAAATGttcaagtaaaataaaacaagcaATGTAAACCGACTGATTTGTCTTGGTCTGATTATTTAGTAGACTCTACACCCAGTTTATTGTTATCTAGGTATTGATTTATTACACCATGTGATATCTCGTCTATGCTTTCTCCTCACAGTATCTAATGAACAATAGCCACGATAAATATCTGATTAACATATCAAGCTTATGCAGGCGGATTAAAAGGTTATTGATTTGTTCACTTTCAAACCCGCTAATGATGATGAGAGTCATGTCACAACATTTTGTCAGACGACCTGTAGGCCATGTACAC from Argopecten irradians isolate NY chromosome 5, Ai_NY, whole genome shotgun sequence includes:
- the LOC138324472 gene encoding uro-adherence factor A-like, with amino-acid sequence MSVKVSQTKHECQSLTDLQTKHECQSLTDLQTKHECQSLTDLQTKHECQSLTDLQTKHECQSLTDLQTKQECQSLTDIQTKHECQSLTDLQTKHECQSLTDLQTKHECQSLTDKT